The Candidatus Dormiibacterota bacterium genomic sequence TGTGACGCGCAACGGGCGCGTCCAGCCGGCGGGCGGGCTGGGGGACCGGGGCGCTCCGTCCCGAGGCGGACGGCGCGGCGCCCGCGCCGACGGAGCAGGCCAGACAGAGGACGAGGCGGACGAAGAACGGAAGCCCGGGCGCGCCTTCGCGTCCGGTGACGGACGGTCTCACGACGTCCCGTCGAGGGGCGGGCGGTGGTCGCGGAACTTCAAGGCCCCCTCGAGCGCCGCCGCGAGTCGGAGGACGGTCTCCTCGTCGAAGGGACGGCCGATGACTTGAAGCCCGACCGGCAACCGTTCGCGCGTCAGGCCGCAGGGAATCGAGATCCCCGGGAGGCCCGCCAGGTTGATGGTGACGGTGAAGATGTCCGAGAGGTACATCGACAGCGGGTCGTCGACCTTGTCGCCGAACCGGAAGGCGGGTGTCGGGGTCGTCGGAGTGACGATGACATCCACCTTCTCGAACGCGAGATCGAAGTCGCGGCGGATGAGCGTCCGCACCTTCTGTCCCTTCAGGTAATAGGCGTCATAGTATCCGGAGGACAGGACGTAGGTGCCGAGCATGATGCGCCGCTTCACCTCCGGACCGAACCCCTCGGTGCGCGTGCGCACGTAGAGCGTCTCCATCTGAGAAGCGCCGGCGGCGCGATGGCCGTAGCGCACTCCGTCGTAGCGCGCCAGGTTGCTGCTCGCCTCGGCGGTGGCGATGATGTAATACGTCGGGATCGCATACTCCGTGTGCGGCAGCGAGATCGGCTCGAGCCGGGCGCCCAGGCGCTCGGCGATCGTCAGCGACGACTGCACGGCGGTCTCGACCTCGGGCGCGAGCCCCTCCCTGAAATACTCCGCAGGCACGCCGATGCGCAGCCCCGCGGCGTCCTTGCCGAGCGCTTTCAGATAATCCGGCACCGGCTGCGGGGCGGACGTCGAGTCGCAGGGGTCGTGGCCCGCGATCACCTGGAGGACGCGCGCCACGTCCTCCACCGTGACGCCGAACGGCCCGACCTGGTCGAGCGATGACGCGAAGGCCACGAGCCCGTAGCGCGACACGCGGCCGTAGGTCGGCTTCATCCCCGCGACACCGCAGAACGCCGCGGGCTGGCGGATCGAGCCGCCGGTGTCGGACCCGAGCGCCGCCGGCACCTCCCCGGCCGCGACCGCCGCGGCCGATCCGCCGCTCGATCCTCCGGGGACCCGGTCCAGCGCCCAGGGGTTGCAGGTCTTCTCGTAGGCCGAATTCTCCGTGGAGGAGCCCATCGCGAACTCGTCCATGTTCGTCTTGCCGACGATCACGGCGCCGGCCCGGCGCAACCGCTCCACGCAGGTGGCGTCATAGGAGGGCACGAAATTTTTCAGGATGCGGGAGCCGCAGGTCGTCGGAATTCCGCGCGTGCACAGCACGTCCTTGACGGCGATCGGAACGCCGGCCAGGGGACCGAGCGGACGACCCTCCTTCCGATCGCGATCGACGGCCTCGGCCTGGCGCAGGGCGTCGTCCTCCAGGAGAGTGCGGAACGCCTTCACGCGGGGCTCGACCTCACGGGCGCGCCGCAGGCGGGCGCCGCAGATCTCGGCCGCGCTCACCTGTCCGGAAGCGACGAGCGAGCGGATCTCCCCGATGGTGCGCCCGTGCGCGACACTCATCCGATCACCCTGGGGACCTTGAAGAGGCCGTGCTCCGACTCCGGGGCGTTGGCGAGCGCCTCCTCGCGCGACATCGACGGGCGCAGCGTGTCGTCGCGCAGGGCGTGCGAGCCCACATCGACGTGCGACGTCGGCTGGATGTCGGCCGTGTCGAGCGCGTTCAGACGGGCGACGTACTCCACGATGGAATTGAACTGCTGGGTGAAACGACCGAGCTCGTCCTCGGAGAACTCGAGGTGCGCCAGCTTCGCGATGTGACGGACTTCGTCCTTGCCGATGGCCATGAAGCGCTGAAGCCTCGAGAAGGATTATACCCGAGTCATTGTGGTAGCCTCAGCCGATGAGCCGCCTCCGGCGATTCGTCGTGATGCTCGCAGTACCGCTCGTGCTGCACGCCGCCCCGCCTCCCGCGCAGACTCCCGGTGCCCGGGACGCGTCCACCGCCGCCGTGCGCGTCACCGTCGAGACGCTCGTCGTCGATCGCCGCGGCACCTGGTCGCTCGGCACCGACGTGGCGGATCTCCTGTCGGGCGGCAGCGGCGTTCTCAGGAAATCGGCGACCTTGATCAGCCGCGGCGAAGCCTCGGAGGCGCGCGAGATGGTCGAGATGACCGTGCACCTCGGCGCGATCGTCAGGCCTGGAGGGGGCTGTTCCCTGGATATCGGGACCGAGACCCGCGGCGTCGTGGCCGGCGCCAGGACCGGGGGAAAACCGCGGCAGCCCGACCGCACGCACGCCACCTTCGTCCTGAAACCCGAGCAGGAGCGCCTGGTCGAGGCCTACGCCTCAACGGCGACGCAGGGCCGCCTCGTTCTGAAAGTGCGCTGCGACGCGCCGCCTGCGGCCAGCGGCGCCGTGTCCGAGTCCGATCTTCAGTTCGTCGATTTCACGCTCGCCGTGGCGCGGGCCGACGGCGAGAAGGATCCGCGACCGATGAAAAGCGATCTGCTGCGCGCCATGGTCGGCCGGGAGGCCAGCGTACTCTTCTCCTTCAACGTTCCCCTCGAGCCCGACGCCACCGGCGCAAAACGCTACCGGCGTGAGAAGCTTGAGGTTGCGCTCACACCGCTCCTGCTGTCGGGCGGGCGCGCGCAGGTCGCCCTCCGGGTGCTCGGCGAGATGGCGACCGTCGGCGCCGACGGTCCTGCCGTCACCCATCCCATCGAGCACGCAGACACCCTCGTCATCCTCCCCGGCGAGAAACGGGAGATCGACATCGACATCCGCTCGTCGGGGGCGGGCGAAGGCTGGGAGCGCGTGCGCTACCGTCTCGCCCTCGTCGGCACGTTCTGAGTCCCGGGCGAGGCGGAGCCTCAGGATTGCCCCTTGCTCTCGCCGGGGGATGGGCCGAAGCCGCAACGTCCCAGCATGCCCTGCCGGAACCGTTCCCTCTCCTCGGGCGTCATGCGCTCCCAGCGCTCGGCCATGCGATGGCGGAAATGGGAACGACCGAAACCGCGGCATCCGAATCCGCCGAAGAGGATCCGGCACAGCGCCAGGAGTCCGATCGCCTGCCAGAAGGTGATCGAGCGCCAGGCGAAGAGCGGCGGCAGCAGCCAGTTCCACAGGTGCAGCACGACTTCGCCGCCGATGAAGGTAAAGAGCAGCATCCCCAGAATCGCCAGTGGAGCGATGAAAATCCATTTCCTTCTCATGTCCGGCTCCTCATGCTTTGGTGAGTTCGTCGTAAATGCTTCGCAATCGCTCGCGCAGATGCAGCACCGCATACCGTTTGCGTGAGAGCAGCGTGTTCACGCTCACGCCGGTCTCGGCCGCCATCTCCCTGAAGCTGCGCCCCTCCAGCTCGTGCGCAACAAACACCTGGCGCTGCTCCTCCGGCAGCTCATCGACCGCCATCTCGAGCTCATCGAGAAGCACGTTGCGGGCGTAGAGCGCCTCCGGTCCGGCATCGGGCGAAGGCAGCAGGTCGGCCCACGGGAGCCGTTCGTCGTCCTCGTCCCCGACCACGCCATCGCCGGCGCTCTCCGGCGTCTTCTTGCGGAAGAGATCGGTGATGCGATTGCGCGCCACGCGGAACAGCCAGCCGGTGACGTGCCCGATCGGCATCAGCAGGCGGTTCGCTTCCACCAGCTCGTAGAAGACGTCCTGCAGGATGTCCTCGGCGTCGCGCGGGTCGGGCACGCGCCGGCGAATGAAGTCACGCAGCCGGGACTGCTCCCGCCTGACCACCTCGGAGATCCGCCGGTCCTGTTCGAGTGTCATCCGCTCCAGGCTCGCCGCGTTCTTCATTTACGGCTGTAGACGAATGAGAGGCTGCGGATATTGTATGAAAATGCCCTACAACCGTGCGGATGCTCCTCATCATTCATGTCCGATCAATCTGATTCCACGAGGGTTACCTCGACAGGCAGGAGTTCTCAAGGGATCTTGGTCTTCCAAGTCATCACGACGCTCAATTCCCCTCTGGGCGCAGGGCAGTCATCCGCACTGTCGTCGGGCATTTTCCTTTGACTTGTTAACGTCGGTTCGGTCAGAATGATGGGCCTTTCGCACGCATCGCGCCGGGAGAGCCCATGACGCTACGTTCCGGGAACGCGTGCCACGCGCTCGCCGCCCTCCTGATCTCCTTTGGTGCCGCCGTGCCGTCCGCGCTGGCCCAGGACCGGGCGCTCGCCGGCCAGGTGGTCGATGGACGCGGGGCCGGGCTCGCGGGTGCCACGATCTTCGTCACGCAGCTCGGTCGCGCTCGGCGGGCGGCCGAGGAGAGCGCGCAGTTGCGCGCGACGGCCGCGGGCGTCGACACCGCCGACCGGGTGCTCAGGAGCGGCGCGGATGGATCGTTCAGCGCCCAGGTGCCGGCGGGGCGGTATCGCATCGCGGTCTTCAAGGTCGGGTACGACGTCGCGCTCGCGGAGGTCAACATGGCGACGCGCAACCTCCTCGATGTGCGCATGAGGCCGGCGGCCGCGTCTCCCCTGGAGGCGCCGGGCGACGCCGCGGCACGCGACGGCGGCCTGGACTGGATCCTGCATCGCTCCGACGGAGACGAGTTGCGCGACGTCGAGGCCGGTCTCGAGGGGGGGACGGGCTCCGTGGCGCTCGTCTCTTCACGCAGAGGCGGCCACGCTCCGGCCGCGCTCAGGTGGCGGATGCCGACCATCAACGGCGAACTGAGTCAGGACTTCAGCGGCTCGGACCTTCTGGGCGGAGAGACCGCGGGCCCCGGGGACGCCTCCGGACGCGCCACCCGGCTGGCTCTGCGAGGTCCGGCGGGCGAGCAGGGTTCGTGGCGCTTCGACGGCCATTCCGTCAGGACGACGGCGGGACTGTCCGGCGGCGACGAGGCGCGCCGCGGCGGGGCGACGACGGGCCTGGGAGTCGGGTTCGATTACCGCCTCGGGCCGGACGATGATCTGAAGACCCTGGTCCGCTACTCCACCCGCCGGTACGTGTTCGAGTCGGTCGACGCCGCCGATGATGTGAACCAGGCGCAGAGGAACTCCGCCGTGCGGGCGCGCTGGGATCGGAATCTGGGAGACGGCGCGCTGCTGTTCGTCGTGGGCTCGTGCCGGGAGGCCGCCTTCCGCCAGCCGGACGGCGGCCCGACATCCGTGGCGACCATCGTGGCCGGTGCTTCGGACGGGGCCCGTCTCGTGGATCGGTCCATCTCGGCCGCGGCCGGCCTGGCGTTGCGGTCGGTGGACCACGCGATCGATCTGGGGATGCGCGTGCACTCCTTCCGTTACGACCTGGGGGACGGAGGCGCTCTCTTGTCCGGAGGGGACTCGAGCGCGCTCCCCCTCGAGGCGGGTACTCTGGGGCGGGCCATGACTCTCTTCGGAGGAGACGACTGGCGGCTCACCGACCGCAACACCGTGAACTACGGGCTGCGCTACCACAACGATCTGTCCTCGGGGGATGCCTACGTGGTGCCGCGCGTGGGGCTGACGACGACGCTTCCGGAGGCGGGTGATCTGGTGGTGCGATCGGCCGTGATGTACCGCGTCGAGGAGAATCGTCCGTCGCTCTCCGTCTCCGCCGCGGATGAGCGGGGCGCCGTCCGTTCCGATGCGGGTCGTCTGGGCTACGAGATCGGTGTCGCGAGCCGGCCGGAAGACCGGCTGCAGTTCGCGGCCACGCTGTCGTACCGGCCGTTCCAGGAGCGCCTCGACGAGCAGGACTCCGCGCTGTCATCGGCGGGATTCCCGGGCGGGGGAGTGCTGGTCCTGTCCGACGCGACGGCGGGCCGGCACGAGATGGAGATCGAGCTGGAGCGCGGTTTCGGACTGGTCCGCGGCGTTCTTCTCGGGAGCATGGGACGCGTGCAGGGCCGGCTGAGCCCCGTTCTGGGGGACGGCCCGGTCGTGGACCCGGCTGAAGGCCAGGCGCACTACTACATGACAGGCCTGCGCGCGACCATCAAACCGACCGAGACCGAGGTGCGGATCGACTACCGCAGCGTTCTGGGCGAGGCGGAAGCGCACGAGACCGGCGGGCCGTCCTCACTCCGTTACCGGCGGCTCGACCTGGCGGTCCTCCAGGACCTTCCCTTCTCCTCGTTCGCCGCCTCGCGCTTCCGGGTCCTGATGGCCTACGAGGGGCTGCTGCTCGACTCGGTCGACGGTGTCGCGCCCTGGCCCGGATCGGGCGCCACGACGCGCGTGACCGGCGGCGTGGACATTTCCTTCTGATGCGCAAGACGCTGGCGGTCGGCATCTCGGCGCTTCTTCTCGCCTGGGGCGCCGCCTACTTCCACAACCAGGTCACGCTCATGGCTCCGGAGACCGGCGTCGAGTGGGTGGACTCCGCCCGCGGAGTCGTGGCCGACACGGTCATCCCCAGGACACCGGCCTGGAAGGGGGGCCTGCGACCTGGCGATCGCCTGCGGGCCATCGACGATCGGTCGATCGCCTCGGCGGTCGACGCCGAGGACGCGGCGTACGCCGTGCCACGCGGTACGCCGGTCTCCTACCTGGTCGAGCGCGACCATGAGGAGGCCGAGTTCACCGTCCGCCCGAACTGGGTGGGCGGAGGGACGCCTGTCTACTACTACCTCACCCTCGTCGGCCTCACGTTCCTCGGCGTGGGCGTGGTGGTCTGGCTGCGGGCCACTCGGGCCCGCGCCGCCATTCCGTTCGCGCTCCTGTGCCAGGCTATGTTCATGGTCCTGGTCCTCAAGAGCGAGGGGCAGGGGGGCTTCCTGGACTGGTCGGGATACTGGGGCGATCTGACCGGCTGGCTCCTGGCCCCGGCCCTGTTCCTGCACATCACCTGGGCGCTGGCGGACGAGGACCGCGGATCGAGCCTGAGGCGATTCGGGCGCGCGGTCTTCTACGTGCCGGCGGTCCTGCTTCTCGCCTACAACCTCTATCTGATCCCGTTCAAGCAGGTCTATCGATTCGCCGATCCTCTGGCGGTCATCCGGTTCAAGGAACGTCTCGAGGAGCTGTACATCGCGGTCTTCGTCATCACGGGCATCGTCAAGGCCGTGCTCTCGTACATGTCGGCGACGCGGCTTCAGACGCGCTGGCAGCTCAAGTGGATGGCGTGGGGCAGTCTGGTCGGCTTCCTGCCGGCGGCCGTCTTCTACCTGGTTCCGCGCTCGCTGAACATCCGGATCGGCGGCTGGAGCGACCTGTCTCTCCTGCCGATGGCGGTCATTCCGCTCGCCTTCGCCGCCGCGATCGTCCGCTATCGTCTTCTCGACCTGGACATCTTCCTGAAACGGGGGATTGTGGCCATCGGAATCCTGCTCACCGCGGGGGCGACCTACGCCGCGTGCTACGTCGTGATGGACCGGGCCACCGGCGGGATCACGCCGCGCGGCCTGAACCTGGCGCTGATCCTGGCCACGTTCCTGATGGCGATCTTCTACCCGCGCGTGCATCGGCGGCTGAAGAGCGTGGTCGACCAGTTTTTCTACCGGGAGCGCTACGACTACCGCCGCACGCTGAACGAGTTCAGCGAGGCGCTCAACCGGGAGCTGAGCCTGCCGACGCTGAGGGCCAAGTTCATCGGACGGGTCGAGCGGACCTTCAACCTCGAGTCCGCGCGCGTGTTCGTGCGCGAGCACGAGGGACGGCGCCTCTTCGGAGGGTCGCCGGAGCAGACCCTCGTCCTCGACGACCCGCTCATGAAGATGCTGGAGGGCGCCGACTACCTGTCCCTGCGGGATCACTCCGGGGCTGTCGAGACGGCGACCGGCGCCTTCCTCATCGATTCTCTCGGCCTGGAGTACATGGTGCCCATGACGGTGGAAGGTGAGATCGTGGCCGTGCTGGGCGTCGGCACGCCCCGCGGCGGGGAGCCCCTCACCACCGAGGACCTGCAGCTGCTGATTTCGCTCTGCCGCCACGCGGCGGTCGCCTTCGAGGGGGCCCGGCTGTACAGCGCGGTGCACGAGAAGGTGCAGGAGGTCGAGGCGCTGCGCGAGTTCAACGAGAGCATCCTCGAGAGCAGCCGCGTGGGCATCCTGGTCACGGACTCCGAGGGGCGCGTCCTCAATGTCAATCGCGCCTTCGAGCATCTTTACGGTGCCGCGCGCGACCAGATCCTCGGACAGCGGTTGTCCCAGGTCATGCCGGCCGGAGTGTTCGCCCTGGCCACCGGGGACGCGCTTCCGCCGGGCGGCGAGGATCTGCCGGACGCCGGGCTTCGGGTGTACAGGTCCTCTCTGCGCACGCGCGACGACAGGCGGCTGATCGTCAACCTGACGCAGGCCGCCCTGCGCGATCCGGCCGGGCGGCCGCGCGGGCGGGTCATTACCGTCGACGACGTTACCGAGCAGGTGCTCCGCGAGCAGGATCTGCAACGACGCGAGCATCTCGCCTCGATCGGTCTTCTGGCCTCCGGCATCGCGCACGAGGTGAACACGCCCCTGACCGGCATCTCGTCCTACACCCAGATGCTCCTGGAGGAGCGCACGCCGGAGGACCCCGAGTATTCGGTCCTCAAGAAGATCGAGCAGCAGGCCTTCCGTGCGGCCGGGATCGCCTCGAGTCTGCTGAACTTCTCGCGTCAGCGCGACGGCGATTACCAACCGCTGGATATCGCCGAGATGATGTCGGAGACGCTGGAGCTGTTCCAGCCCCACCTGCGCGGCCGGAGGATCGAGCTGGTGCGCCGGGTCGACGGGCCGCTGTCCCGCGTGAACGGCAACCGCGGGCGCCTCCAGCAGGTCCTGATGAATCTCCTCCTGAACGCAGTGGACGCCATGCCCGAAGGCGGTACCGTGACCGTGGCGGCGCACGCCGACACGGGGAGGGTGCAGATCGAAGTGAGCGACACCGGCTGCGGCATCCCGCCGGAGCACCTGGACCGGATCTACGATCCGTTTTTCACGACGAAGCCGCGGGGCCAGGGGACCGGTCTCGGGCTCTCCGTGTCCTACGGAATCGTCAAGGAGCACTCCGGGACGCTCCTGGCTGAGAGCAGCCCGGGGGAGGGATCGCGCTTCGTGGTCAGCCTGCCGGTAGTGGATGAAAGGAGGGCCTCGGCGTGAAGGGCCCGCGGGTCCACCTGGCCGAAGGGGAGCCGGCGCACAATACCGCGGGCGAGGCCGTCCGCGTGCTCGTGATCGACGACGAGCCGATCATCCGCGACGTGCTTCAGGAGATCCTGTCGCGCGAAGGGTACGCGATTTCCTCCGTCCCGGACGCCGAATCCGGGCTGGCCGCGCTCGAGCGGCAGGAGTACGACCTCGTCATCCTCGACCTGATGCTTCCGGGCATCGGCGGCTTCGAGACGCTCAAGGAGATCAAGCGCCGGGATCCGGACAGCGTGGTCGTCATGATCACCGCCTATGGTTCCGTGGAGACCGCCGTGCAGGCGATGCGCATGGGGGCGCACGATTACCTGACCAAGCCGTTCAAGAACGAGGACGTCCTCCGGACCCTGAGCACCGGGTTGCGGCATCGCCACGTTCTGGCCGAGAACAGGACGCTGCGCCGCGCGCTTCAGGGGAAGGCCCGTTTCGGAGAGCTGGTCGGGAAGAGCTCGGCGATGCAGCAGCTCTACCGGCTGATCGAGCAGGTCGCGCCGAGCCGGTCCACGGTGCTGATCCAGGGGGAGAGCGGCACAGGGAAGGAGCTCGTCGCCCAGGCGATCCATCTCAAGTCGGGGCGTCCGGAGGAGGCGTTCGTAGTGGTCAACTCCGGAAGCATCCCCGCCGACCTGCTCGAAAGCAACCTGTTCGGTCACGTCAAGGGGGCGTTCACCGGCGCCATCCAGTCGAAGAAGGGGCTGTTCGAAGTGGCGAGCGAGGGATCGATCTTCTTCGACGAGATCAGCACGATCAAGCCGGAGGTCCAGGCCAAGCTTCTGCGCGTCATCCAGGAGAAGGAGTTCCTGCCGCTGGGCTCGGTGCAGAGCGTCCACGTCGACGTGCGCATCATCGCGGCCACGAACATCGACCTTCAGGAGCTGGTCCAGCGCGGCGAGTTCAGGGAGGACCTGTACTACAGGCTGAACGTGATCAACATCAAGCTGCCTCCCCTGCGCGAGCGCCGGGAGGACATCCCGCTCCTGGTCGACCACTTCGTCGCAAAGTACGCGGCCGAGAACGGCAAGGTCGTGCGGTCCATGGTCCCCGAGACCCTGGCCATTCTCGTCGACTACTCGT encodes the following:
- the gatA gene encoding Asp-tRNA(Asn)/Glu-tRNA(Gln) amidotransferase subunit GatA; the protein is MSVAHGRTIGEIRSLVASGQVSAAEICGARLRRAREVEPRVKAFRTLLEDDALRQAEAVDRDRKEGRPLGPLAGVPIAVKDVLCTRGIPTTCGSRILKNFVPSYDATCVERLRRAGAVIVGKTNMDEFAMGSSTENSAYEKTCNPWALDRVPGGSSGGSAAAVAAGEVPAALGSDTGGSIRQPAAFCGVAGMKPTYGRVSRYGLVAFASSLDQVGPFGVTVEDVARVLQVIAGHDPCDSTSAPQPVPDYLKALGKDAAGLRIGVPAEYFREGLAPEVETAVQSSLTIAERLGARLEPISLPHTEYAIPTYYIIATAEASSNLARYDGVRYGHRAAGASQMETLYVRTRTEGFGPEVKRRIMLGTYVLSSGYYDAYYLKGQKVRTLIRRDFDLAFEKVDVIVTPTTPTPAFRFGDKVDDPLSMYLSDIFTVTINLAGLPGISIPCGLTRERLPVGLQVIGRPFDEETVLRLAAALEGALKFRDHRPPLDGTS
- the gatC gene encoding Asp-tRNA(Asn)/Glu-tRNA(Gln) amidotransferase subunit GatC; this encodes MAIGKDEVRHIAKLAHLEFSEDELGRFTQQFNSIVEYVARLNALDTADIQPTSHVDVGSHALRDDTLRPSMSREEALANAPESEHGLFKVPRVIG
- a CDS encoding sigma-70 family RNA polymerase sigma factor, coding for MKNAASLERMTLEQDRRISEVVRREQSRLRDFIRRRVPDPRDAEDILQDVFYELVEANRLLMPIGHVTGWLFRVARNRITDLFRKKTPESAGDGVVGDEDDERLPWADLLPSPDAGPEALYARNVLLDELEMAVDELPEEQRQVFVAHELEGRSFREMAAETGVSVNTLLSRKRYAVLHLRERLRSIYDELTKA
- a CDS encoding carboxypeptidase-like regulatory domain-containing protein, whose amino-acid sequence is MTLRSGNACHALAALLISFGAAVPSALAQDRALAGQVVDGRGAGLAGATIFVTQLGRARRAAEESAQLRATAAGVDTADRVLRSGADGSFSAQVPAGRYRIAVFKVGYDVALAEVNMATRNLLDVRMRPAAASPLEAPGDAAARDGGLDWILHRSDGDELRDVEAGLEGGTGSVALVSSRRGGHAPAALRWRMPTINGELSQDFSGSDLLGGETAGPGDASGRATRLALRGPAGEQGSWRFDGHSVRTTAGLSGGDEARRGGATTGLGVGFDYRLGPDDDLKTLVRYSTRRYVFESVDAADDVNQAQRNSAVRARWDRNLGDGALLFVVGSCREAAFRQPDGGPTSVATIVAGASDGARLVDRSISAAAGLALRSVDHAIDLGMRVHSFRYDLGDGGALLSGGDSSALPLEAGTLGRAMTLFGGDDWRLTDRNTVNYGLRYHNDLSSGDAYVVPRVGLTTTLPEAGDLVVRSAVMYRVEENRPSLSVSAADERGAVRSDAGRLGYEIGVASRPEDRLQFAATLSYRPFQERLDEQDSALSSAGFPGGGVLVLSDATAGRHEMEIELERGFGLVRGVLLGSMGRVQGRLSPVLGDGPVVDPAEGQAHYYMTGLRATIKPTETEVRIDYRSVLGEAEAHETGGPSSLRYRRLDLAVLQDLPFSSFAASRFRVLMAYEGLLLDSVDGVAPWPGSGATTRVTGGVDISF
- a CDS encoding ATP-binding protein, which produces MRKTLAVGISALLLAWGAAYFHNQVTLMAPETGVEWVDSARGVVADTVIPRTPAWKGGLRPGDRLRAIDDRSIASAVDAEDAAYAVPRGTPVSYLVERDHEEAEFTVRPNWVGGGTPVYYYLTLVGLTFLGVGVVVWLRATRARAAIPFALLCQAMFMVLVLKSEGQGGFLDWSGYWGDLTGWLLAPALFLHITWALADEDRGSSLRRFGRAVFYVPAVLLLAYNLYLIPFKQVYRFADPLAVIRFKERLEELYIAVFVITGIVKAVLSYMSATRLQTRWQLKWMAWGSLVGFLPAAVFYLVPRSLNIRIGGWSDLSLLPMAVIPLAFAAAIVRYRLLDLDIFLKRGIVAIGILLTAGATYAACYVVMDRATGGITPRGLNLALILATFLMAIFYPRVHRRLKSVVDQFFYRERYDYRRTLNEFSEALNRELSLPTLRAKFIGRVERTFNLESARVFVREHEGRRLFGGSPEQTLVLDDPLMKMLEGADYLSLRDHSGAVETATGAFLIDSLGLEYMVPMTVEGEIVAVLGVGTPRGGEPLTTEDLQLLISLCRHAAVAFEGARLYSAVHEKVQEVEALREFNESILESSRVGILVTDSEGRVLNVNRAFEHLYGAARDQILGQRLSQVMPAGVFALATGDALPPGGEDLPDAGLRVYRSSLRTRDDRRLIVNLTQAALRDPAGRPRGRVITVDDVTEQVLREQDLQRREHLASIGLLASGIAHEVNTPLTGISSYTQMLLEERTPEDPEYSVLKKIEQQAFRAAGIASSLLNFSRQRDGDYQPLDIAEMMSETLELFQPHLRGRRIELVRRVDGPLSRVNGNRGRLQQVLMNLLLNAVDAMPEGGTVTVAAHADTGRVQIEVSDTGCGIPPEHLDRIYDPFFTTKPRGQGTGLGLSVSYGIVKEHSGTLLAESSPGEGSRFVVSLPVVDERRASA
- a CDS encoding sigma-54 dependent transcriptional regulator, which produces MKGPRVHLAEGEPAHNTAGEAVRVLVIDDEPIIRDVLQEILSREGYAISSVPDAESGLAALERQEYDLVILDLMLPGIGGFETLKEIKRRDPDSVVVMITAYGSVETAVQAMRMGAHDYLTKPFKNEDVLRTLSTGLRHRHVLAENRTLRRALQGKARFGELVGKSSAMQQLYRLIEQVAPSRSTVLIQGESGTGKELVAQAIHLKSGRPEEAFVVVNSGSIPADLLESNLFGHVKGAFTGAIQSKKGLFEVASEGSIFFDEISTIKPEVQAKLLRVIQEKEFLPLGSVQSVHVDVRIIAATNIDLQELVQRGEFREDLYYRLNVINIKLPPLRERREDIPLLVDHFVAKYAAENGKVVRSMVPETLAILVDYSWPGNVRELENVIERAVVLSSSPVIGTELLPEPLQGDRPRPLPGPMQRDGNMSFYETMERMEREIIVETLKSVNGVQRKAAARLGLNPTTLNEKIKRLKIQYR